Proteins from a single region of Dyadobacter fanqingshengii:
- a CDS encoding DUF2158 domain-containing protein codes for MQQQDIQVGDVVWLKSGSPSMTVDGFHQTSKNFLQVFLV; via the coding sequence ATGCAACAACAAGATATCCAAGTAGGCGACGTGGTATGGTTGAAATCGGGGAGTCCTTCTATGACGGTGGATGGGTTTCATCAGACCTCTAAAAATTTTTTACAGGTGTTTTTGGTTTAA